In Flavobacterium praedii, the DNA window TACACGCCCGACTTAACGGTTTGTACAATTGTGATTGTGATGATTGCAAAAAGCAAAACACCGTTTTGAATTTAGGGATTAGTGACAGTTTTAAACAACTTTTAAACGATGGTTTAAACGCTTTTAAACACTTGCACAAAAAAGGAAGTTATAAGCCCGAAGACCTCAAAACCGAAAAACCTTATCAAAAATTGATACAATCAACTTTTGATGCGTTCGACTTTGCCATTAAGGACAATGATATGCCCGAGGCCATGAGAACCGCGCTACAAGATGACGCCCGGTTGTTTGGTTCCCTTAAGGCAAATGCACAACTATTTGAAGCTTCAAAGTTGCTCTTAACTCCTGATGGCAGGCTAAAACCTTTTTCTGAAGTAAGCAAAGATTTTGATAAGTTGAATGTAAACTACAATCAGAATTATTTGGAGGCAGAATATGAATTTGCGGTTGCGAGTTCCCAAGCAGCTGCACAATGGGCAAATCTTGGAGGTGATCGTTACAGCTTACAGTACAGAACCGCACAAGACGAACGGGTGAGAGCTTCGCACCAAGCCTTGGCAGATATCACACTCCCAAAAGAAGATCCGTTTTGGAACTCTTTTTATCCGCCGAACGGTTGGCGCTGTCGCTGTGTAGCGGTGGAGGTTCTCAAAGGTAAGTATGACGAAAGCGATTCTGACAAAGCAATAGCTGCAGGTGAAAAAGCAACGACCGAAATTGGCAAGGATGGCAAGAACCGTCTTGAAATTTTCCGATTTAATCCAGGAGCGCAAAAGGTGGTTTTCCCTCCAGCGCATCCGTATGGAAAAGTAAAGGGAGCTAAGGAGGTTGCTAAAAGTAAAGAAAGTAAGTTTATACCAAAGTCATTAGACATTTATGAAAAGACTCTTGGAGTAAAAGTTGACAAAACTTTCTTTAACTACTTGGGTAAAGAAACGGCATTGGTTCAAGAAAGCAAATACAATCCAAATGGGGCTTATTACAATCCCGCTGAAAACTATGTTAGAATTCCTTTTGATGATAGGCGCAAGAACAGTAAATGGTATTCGGAAGCTATAGTATATCATGAATTTGGACACGCGGCAGATTGGCATAGAGATATGAAACAAAACAAGGCGGTTACTAAGCTGATGAAAGAATACAAAACTATTCTTTCAAAAGATCAGGCATTCATAGATGTTCACAAAAAACTATATAAGGTTAGTGATGAAGCTAGAGCCAATAATGATTTCGATAAGCTTGAACAGTGTGGCGCTTTAGCTGACACAATGATGTCAATTAATTCGAATTGGGGGTATGGTCATAGTAAGGCTTACTTTGCAAGAAAAGGGAATTCAGCGGCAGAATTTATAGCACATACATTTGAAAACAAATTCGCAGGTAACCCTGTCTTTAAAGAGGTAATTCCAGAATTGTATGATAAAATGATTTTGTTAGCAGATGAGCTAAAACCTAAAGAATAATGATGTTTTCAAGAGTGTATTCATCAACTAAAATACTGTCTTCTGAGTCTAACTCTTCTAATGAAAGTTTTTTGTTTTCAGAATGTGCAGATTCTAGCAAAGGGAAAAAAGTTTCTCCCAAGTGAGAGAAAAGTGTAAGCAACAACTGAGCGTATTCGTCTTCAGTAGATCCTGAATAATCACGCTTAGCTATTAATGAGTTATATAGATTTTTTCCTTCCATAGCCACAAAGTTAACAAATGTAAATTGAATAACAATGCATTAAGTAGTAAATATGAATCCAAACGATTTTATAAATAACATTCTCTCAGACGTAAGAGTGGATTTAAGCGAGGAATTCGACCGAAATTTTGAACGCAAAGGCTTCTTTGACAAAAAATGGAAAGGCACGAATCTACCCAATCAACGCGGTTCATTGTTAATGCGTTCCGGGAAGCTCAGACGTTCTATTATGTCAAGGCAAAATGGAGTCTCGGTTACTTGGTCTAGCTCAATACCGTATGCCAGTATCAACAACAACGGAGGCGAAATAGAAGTAACCGCCAAAATGAAAAGCTTCTTTTGGGCGATGTTCTACAAAGCTGATGGCGCTATAACTATGAAACGAAACTCCGATAAAGAGGTAGTTATGCGCGAAACAGACAGGAACAAAAAACTTTCTTCTGAAGCACAACAATGGAAAAACTTAGCTTTAATGAAAATAGGTTCCAAAATGAAAATTGAGCAAAGGCAATTCATTGGCGATCATCCTGTAGTTAGGCAACGCATTGAGCATATTGTAGGACTCAATATGAAAGAAGTAGAGACTTATTATTTTAACCAACTCAAAAAGAAATGAAAACCTTTTTAGAAACGATTCAAGACAAATTAGCCACGGTAAACGCTTTAAAATACATTGATGAAGATTGGGGACAAATGGATGCTTATAGTCCAAATCCACCAGCACAATTCCCCTGCGCTTTAATCGATATCACAGCATTGAACTTTAGTAACATTGGTAAAGACAATAGCGCAAATCCTGTCAACCGCCAAATAGCTGAAGGAACCGTTACCTTTATCGTTGCGGATCTAAAACTAAGTAACACCAGTCATCGTGCGCCACAATCTCAAAAGGACAACGCTTGGAGCATTTGGACAATTATAGAGGACTTACACAAAGCTGTTCACGGCTGGAAACCTACTGAAGATTCCGGAGCATTGATGCGAACGTCTCACAAAAGAATTAGACGTGATGATGGTATTCAGGAGTACCAAATTACTTACTCAATAGGATTAGCAAATGTTTAAACAAACAATTGCATTTGAGAAGCTTTTAATTGGCGTTGTTTTTCAATTTCAGCCTCTACTTCTTTGAGTTCTGTAGTGATGGAAGTACACAAAATTTCATATAGTGTGGTACGCGAAATAGGGTAAATAGGAGCAATGTAGATTTCCAATATTTTCGTAGTGGGGGTGTAAGGATGTTCCTGGACACTTTTTTGGTAAAGCTCTTTAATAAGCTTGTAACGCAATAACTTATTGCGCTGAACTCCAAGGCTACGATTTAAGGTTACTGACATGTAGCAAATATAAATAACTTACATTTTGTATGCAACATGAGTTTTTTTTGACAATATTCATTTAATTTTAAGACCTTAATCTAAACAATGAATTATGAAGAAATCAACCTTTTTAAAAATAGTTCAAGACAAGATGCCTGATGATATTATCATTGAAGACACTACAAGTTTTGAATTTACCGAAGACGAGTGTATAGGAATACTTTCTTGGATTGAGCATTTTAATGGTCATTACAGTAAATACAATAAGCAAACAAAAACTAAAATACAAAGGCCTTCCGTTTCCAAAAGATTACTTCTTGATTTTGGCCTCTACAATATCCCATGTGATCTTGAAAGCAACAAGGGGAAATACATTGTTTATCTTGCTGAATATCGCAACATTCCCTCTAAATTGAAAATTGAAGACCTAGTAAAGTTTAAAGTAAAGTAAAGAAAAAACCGCTCGTTTTGAGCGGTTTTTTTTTAGTATGATTTAACAATACTGTATTTCTTTTCGTTTTTGACTAATTTATATTTTAAATCTTTAGTTACTCTATAATCAAAATCCTGAACAAATGTGGTTTCCCAAAATGGAATTATATTTTTATCCTCGCTGTATACCTCAAAAAAAGAATAAGTCCCTCCATAGTCTGACCAAACAACTAATAAGCATTTGTCTTTTTCCTCTTGTGAAAGCTCTTCTTTTTGCTCCTCGGTCATTGTAGCTGGTGTATATATAACAACTTTGTATTTTTCATCTCTTAAAGTTCGGTTGCCAGTTTTAAAGTACACATACTTTTCCGAAGCAGAATTTGCAATTTTATCTGAAACTTTTTTTATCTCCTCAAGTGAATTAGACTTTGCCATCAGCTTTATAGTTGGCAAATCTTGAGCATTAATAAATGCAACTATGAGTAAACAGAATAGCGTTAATAGTTTTTTCATTATTACTTATTTTGGTATTTATAAAATTGTTTTCTTATATCTTCAATAGTTTCTTGATGTCCTTCATCTTGCAAATCGTAAGTTTTAAACATATACTTTGCAGCGTATCCTTTTTTAATTATATCATCCTTCCGCTTTTCAATTGCGGATTCTCTTAATAATTTTTGAATTTCTAATTTTTGCCTTTCCACATATCTATAGTAACAATTACAAATACAATCTGCAAAATGCTTTTTTAGCTGAACTTCATTTGGATCTGCAAGTAAATTAATTTGAATATCATTCAGTATTTTGTCATAATATCTGGTTTTGTATTCATCAACAGCCTTTTGAATATCCAAATTAAATCTCATACTTTTTGAAGAAACAATAACATCAGGGTAAATTTTATTAATAAATTCGATCCTTGCCATCAATGTATCTAAATTTGTCGTTTCTTCAACTATAGCCAAACTTTCTAAAAACTGCAATAAAATCCCATATGACACTTTACTATTTACAATTTCAGTTCTTTTAGGTGTTT includes these proteins:
- a CDS encoding phage head morphogenesis protein; the encoded protein is MYNCDCDDCKKQNTVLNLGISDSFKQLLNDGLNAFKHLHKKGSYKPEDLKTEKPYQKLIQSTFDAFDFAIKDNDMPEAMRTALQDDARLFGSLKANAQLFEASKLLLTPDGRLKPFSEVSKDFDKLNVNYNQNYLEAEYEFAVASSQAAAQWANLGGDRYSLQYRTAQDERVRASHQALADITLPKEDPFWNSFYPPNGWRCRCVAVEVLKGKYDESDSDKAIAAGEKATTEIGKDGKNRLEIFRFNPGAQKVVFPPAHPYGKVKGAKEVAKSKESKFIPKSLDIYEKTLGVKVDKTFFNYLGKETALVQESKYNPNGAYYNPAENYVRIPFDDRRKNSKWYSEAIVYHEFGHAADWHRDMKQNKAVTKLMKEYKTILSKDQAFIDVHKKLYKVSDEARANNDFDKLEQCGALADTMMSINSNWGYGHSKAYFARKGNSAAEFIAHTFENKFAGNPVFKEVIPELYDKMILLADELKPKE